In the Fibrobacter sp. UWR3 genome, one interval contains:
- a CDS encoding 1,4-beta-glucanase codes for MFGKNMFEKLMLGAALVAAGAGLSQAENYNWGNVRFDGGGFVSAVIFHPKAENVLYARTDVGGIYRFDFENKRWIPLMDWISENDKGLYGTEAFALDPTDPKRIYVLGGTGYFSQGRTAVLRSEDYGATWDTSYVEMLAHGNGMGRQTGEKLAVDPNKPNIIFCGSRTKGLYKSSDYGKTWTSAYKVALSNAEGNSLTNVNGISFVVFDEAQGKNADGSTKTIYIGISETKDNLQVSNDGGATWKTVSGGPANLMPHRAKIVGGDMYITYADGPGPHNINSGAVYKYNIAGGTWEDITPSDSVTHEQSPTTYEKDYSSYGGISIDPKDPKYIVVSTLGKYTGRHLAKNAKGEERDNYGDRIYTTTDGGKTWIHGQHYGDGINIDANGTDWIPGNAIHWAGSLEINPFDNKQAWVTSGNGIFMTDDITAKVPVWKFMSRGIEETVPLDIVSIPGGPLVTAIGDYDGAVYTDINASAQRHTPTVGSTETMAFAPLSGSLLRTGVITVYGQYESINYNVMYRSDDMGKTWDSVKTTLKGPKGMVVLSADGKVMLHRPEMGSTTYRSADNGATWTAVELDGGQTQNSRIVADPVNPDVFYVMDAQANLYRSDDGGKSFAKYGARLQNDAAGEYYNGGGLIRTVPGREGHVWVPMDQAQMWLPKGFSENGLAYTEDGGKTWNRCEGASTAIAVGIGKAKEGADYETIFIWGAAKEGDPIGIYRSTDKCKTFERVNDDKHQFGGPGNGNFVQGDMNTFGVVYMSTVGRGTIVGAPEGTEFVTKMRDARQVANFAPAMQLENRSMHVTAPAGSTLSLFAVTGKAVLSKQVAGFAHVSLESLPAGRYVAKLLDARGKVLANKFVTLR; via the coding sequence ATGTTTGGTAAGAATATGTTCGAAAAATTGATGCTGGGTGCCGCGCTGGTCGCGGCGGGTGCGGGCCTTTCGCAGGCCGAAAACTACAACTGGGGCAATGTCCGCTTCGATGGAGGCGGCTTCGTGTCGGCGGTGATCTTCCACCCGAAGGCCGAAAATGTGCTCTATGCGCGTACCGACGTGGGCGGCATCTACCGCTTCGATTTCGAGAACAAGAGGTGGATCCCGCTGATGGACTGGATCTCGGAGAACGACAAGGGCCTGTACGGCACCGAGGCGTTCGCGCTCGACCCGACCGACCCGAAGCGCATCTACGTGCTCGGCGGGACGGGCTACTTTAGCCAGGGCCGGACTGCCGTGCTCCGGAGCGAGGATTACGGCGCCACCTGGGACACGAGCTACGTGGAAATGCTCGCCCACGGCAACGGCATGGGCCGCCAGACCGGCGAAAAGCTCGCGGTGGACCCGAACAAGCCGAACATTATCTTCTGCGGGAGTCGCACGAAGGGCCTCTACAAGAGCAGCGACTACGGCAAGACGTGGACGAGCGCCTACAAGGTCGCGCTTTCCAATGCCGAAGGGAACAGCCTCACCAACGTGAATGGTATCAGTTTCGTGGTGTTCGACGAGGCACAGGGCAAGAACGCCGACGGCTCGACCAAGACGATTTACATCGGCATCTCCGAAACGAAGGACAACCTGCAGGTGAGTAACGATGGCGGTGCCACATGGAAGACCGTATCGGGTGGCCCCGCGAACCTGATGCCCCACCGCGCGAAGATTGTGGGTGGCGACATGTACATCACCTATGCCGACGGTCCGGGCCCGCACAACATCAACAGTGGCGCGGTCTACAAGTACAACATCGCGGGCGGCACGTGGGAAGATATCACCCCGAGTGATTCGGTGACGCACGAGCAGAGCCCCACCACCTACGAGAAGGACTATAGTTCCTACGGCGGCATTTCCATCGACCCGAAGGATCCGAAGTATATCGTGGTCTCGACGCTCGGCAAGTACACGGGGCGTCACCTCGCGAAGAACGCGAAGGGCGAGGAGCGCGACAACTACGGCGACCGCATCTACACGACCACGGATGGCGGCAAGACGTGGATTCACGGGCAGCATTACGGCGACGGCATCAACATTGACGCGAACGGCACGGACTGGATTCCGGGCAACGCCATCCACTGGGCGGGTTCGCTCGAGATTAACCCGTTCGACAACAAGCAGGCGTGGGTCACGAGCGGCAACGGCATTTTCATGACCGACGACATCACCGCGAAGGTCCCCGTGTGGAAGTTCATGTCCCGCGGCATCGAGGAAACCGTCCCGCTCGATATCGTGAGCATTCCGGGCGGCCCGCTGGTGACCGCGATTGGCGACTACGACGGCGCCGTCTATACCGATATCAACGCGAGCGCCCAGAGGCATACGCCGACGGTCGGCTCCACCGAGACGATGGCATTCGCGCCGCTCAGCGGTAGCCTGCTGCGCACGGGCGTGATTACCGTGTACGGCCAGTACGAAAGCATCAACTACAACGTGATGTACCGCAGCGACGACATGGGCAAGACATGGGACAGCGTGAAGACTACGCTCAAGGGTCCGAAGGGCATGGTGGTGCTCTCCGCCGACGGCAAGGTGATGCTGCACCGGCCCGAGATGGGCTCGACCACGTACCGCTCCGCCGATAACGGCGCGACCTGGACCGCGGTGGAACTCGACGGCGGGCAGACGCAGAATTCCCGCATTGTCGCGGACCCCGTGAATCCGGATGTGTTCTACGTGATGGATGCGCAGGCGAACCTGTACCGCTCCGATGACGGTGGCAAGAGCTTCGCGAAATATGGTGCGCGCTTGCAGAACGACGCCGCGGGCGAATACTACAACGGCGGCGGCCTCATCCGCACGGTGCCGGGCAGGGAAGGCCACGTGTGGGTCCCGATGGACCAGGCGCAGATGTGGCTCCCGAAGGGCTTCAGCGAGAACGGGCTTGCCTATACGGAAGATGGTGGCAAGACCTGGAACCGTTGCGAGGGCGCATCGACTGCAATCGCCGTGGGTATCGGCAAGGCCAAGGAAGGTGCCGACTACGAGACCATCTTTATCTGGGGTGCCGCGAAGGAAGGTGACCCGATCGGCATCTACCGCAGTACCGACAAGTGCAAGACTTTTGAACGCGTGAACGATGACAAGCATCAGTTCGGTGGTCCGGGTAACGGAAACTTCGTGCAGGGCGACATGAACACGTTTGGCGTGGTGTACATGAGTACGGTGGGCCGCGGGACGATTGTCGGCGCACCTGAAGGCACTGAATTCGTTACCAAGATGCGCGATGCACGTCAGGTGGCGAACTTCGCGCCGGCGATGCAACTTGAAAACCGCTCGATGCATGTGACCGCGCCTGCGGGCAGCACGCTCTCGCTGTTTGCCGTGACGGGCAAGGCGGTGCTTTCCAAGCAGGTGGCAGGGTTCGCGCATGTTTCGCTCGAGTCGCTCCCCGCCGGCCGCTACGTGGCGAAGCTGCTTGATGCCCGTGGGAAGGTGCTTGCGAACAAGTTCGTGACGCTACGATAA
- a CDS encoding HAD-IIA family hydrolase has product MEALELEIYGRYRALVEKSGAFSGRTTPDGEPPRVRLSDILDRYDAFCFDGYGTLYNRGDFVYPGAKEWFAELRRVGKEIRLVTNAASNLDQALADEADARGFDFTVAETISSGSLLKGWLSRLPVGGSPFDAGREVYYIGRATGVNVLAECGIAAVENPVSPVVAISSSTATDEMYAQAVAILRRPGALLLVLNPDAWAPRIDGTRAPVSGELCERLRRETGCAAEYFGKPFPGIWQKVRATLPAGAKAVMIGDTLGTDVYGAYVAGFDSALVVGRNEPAAELAADEKLLGVRPTYYLEP; this is encoded by the coding sequence ATGGAAGCACTTGAACTCGAAATATACGGGCGGTATCGCGCGCTTGTCGAAAAGTCGGGCGCTTTTTCTGGCCGTACGACCCCCGATGGGGAGCCGCCGCGCGTGCGCCTCTCCGATATTCTCGACCGCTACGATGCATTCTGCTTTGACGGTTACGGCACGCTCTATAACCGGGGCGATTTCGTGTACCCGGGCGCGAAGGAGTGGTTCGCTGAACTGCGTCGCGTGGGCAAGGAAATCCGTCTGGTCACGAATGCGGCGTCGAACTTGGATCAGGCTCTCGCCGATGAGGCGGATGCCCGCGGGTTCGATTTCACCGTTGCGGAAACGATTTCTTCCGGGAGTTTACTGAAGGGCTGGTTGTCGCGTCTGCCTGTGGGTGGCTCGCCTTTTGATGCCGGTCGCGAGGTCTATTACATCGGGCGTGCGACGGGCGTGAACGTGCTCGCCGAATGCGGGATTGCTGCCGTGGAGAATCCGGTTTCGCCCGTGGTGGCGATTTCTTCTTCGACGGCGACGGACGAGATGTACGCGCAGGCGGTAGCTATCTTGCGCCGGCCCGGAGCGCTGTTGCTTGTCTTGAACCCGGATGCGTGGGCCCCGCGGATTGACGGGACTCGTGCGCCTGTTTCGGGCGAACTTTGCGAACGCCTGCGCCGGGAGACGGGCTGCGCTGCGGAATATTTCGGCAAGCCTTTCCCCGGAATATGGCAGAAGGTCCGCGCGACCTTGCCCGCGGGCGCGAAGGCGGTTATGATTGGCGATACGCTCGGGACGGATGTGTACGGCGCGTATGTTGCGGGTTTTGACAGCGCGCTTGTTGTCGGGCGCAATGAGCCGGCGGCAGAGCTTGCTGCCGACGAGAAACTGCTGGGCGTGAGGCCTACTTATTACCTGGAACCGTAG